From a region of the Plodia interpunctella isolate USDA-ARS_2022_Savannah chromosome 13, ilPloInte3.2, whole genome shotgun sequence genome:
- the LOC128674640 gene encoding probable serine hydrolase — protein sequence MAESHQPQINGHQIEEKLPPGVTVEEVEIPVPWGHVAGRWWGPRDAQPIIAIHGWQDNAGTWDNLIPSLPVTTAVLCIDLPGHGHSSYYPEGMLYYLFWDGIVLLRRIVKHYKWSKISLMGHSLGGALSFMYAASFPDDVERIICIDIASPAVREPSVLVKGTGGGIDKLLEYEHLTDDKVPCYEYDEMIDLVCDAYKGSISRENCRILMKRGMTPTPAHMKKSGYFFKRDPRLKVSGLGMMSIETALCYASKVKCKVLNIRAIPGQKWERLDYYLDVIEKLKETADVKYVEVEGTHHVQLDAPQNISGIIEEFLEEY from the exons ATGGCTGAATCACATCAACCACAAATAAATGGACATCAAATAGAGGAAA AACTACCACCAGGCGTAACCGTCGAAGAAGTGGAGATACCAGTCCCATGGGGCCACGTGGCGGGGCGCTGGTGGGGCCCTAGGGATGCGCAGCCAATCATCGCCATTCACGGCTGGCAGGACAACGCTGGGACCTGGGACAACTTGATACCAAGCCTTCCTGTCACAACAGCCGTCTTGTGCATTGATCTACCTGGTCATGGGCACTCCTCCTATTACCCAGAAGGAATGCTGTATTACCTATTTTGGGATGGAATCGTGCTACTAAGGCGGATAGTCAAGCATTACAAATGGAGCAAAATCTCCCTCATGGGGCATTCTTTAGGCGGTGCTCTCAGTTTTATGTACGCGGCGTCATTCCCTGATGATGTGGAGAGAATTATCTGTATAGATATCGCGAGCCCAGCCGTCAGGGAACCATCTGTTTTAGTCAAAGGCACTGGAGGTGGTATCGACAAATTGTTAGAGTACGAACACCTCACAGACGATAAAGTACCTTGCTACGAATATGACGAGATGATTGATTTGGTATGCGATGCTTATAAAGGGTCTATATCGAGGGAGAATTGCAGAATATTGATGAAGAGAGGCATGACCCCCACTCCTGCGCACATGAAGAAGAGCGGTTACTTTTTCAAGAGAGATCCTAGACTGAAGGTTTCTGGTCTGGGCATGATGTCAATCGAAACAGCGTTGTGTTACGCATCTAAGGTAAAATGCAAAGTTCTGAATATCAGAGCGATTCCTGGACAGAAGTGGGAGAGGCTGGATTATTATCTGGACGTTATAGAGAAGTTAAAAGAAACTGCAGATGTGAAGTATGTGGAAGTAGAAGGCACACATCACGTGCAGTTGGATGCACCACAAAATATATCTGGCATTATAGAAGAATTCTTAGaggaatattaa
- the LOC128675009 gene encoding translocation protein SEC62-like isoform X1, whose translation MAEKRKTKKRKDEFGESTESEKPTSEEYAVAKWLKSNVPTKKTKFLNHHVEYFTGTRAVDALLTSKWATGKNPIFTTRHEVTTYLHQMLLHKLFHRAKKVPVSEQELKGKSKKKDEKSSKDKEDKDGERSQASACEGKDTKEKEKEKKKRKIRLEMHLDQLFLDTADAYVWLYNPMPWYYWLCGVLVVLGTICVCLFPLWPATFRKGVYYLSVAAAAFLVLIIALVVLRLVVFCVLWILTLSRHHLWLLPNLTEDVGFFASFWPLYKYEYRGPGSESEKSSKNKKKRKKEKQSDDEAEAAQESQAPHELQDEAKEESPLLPSSEKHSESESENSQRSTDRDFEMVEPDMLEPAD comes from the exons ATGGCAGAGAAAAGAAAAACGAAGAAACGCAAAGAT GAGTTTGGCGAATCAACGGAGTCAGAAAAGCCGACCAGCGAGGAATAcgcggtggcgaagtggttaAAATCCAATGTGcccacaaaaaaaactaaatttctcAATCATCACGTCGAATATTTTACAG GGACAAGAGCTGTGGACGCACTATTGACATCGAAATGGGCGACGGGCAAGAATCCGATCTTCACGACACGTCACGAGGTCACCACCTACCTCCATCAGATGTTGCTGCACAAATTATTCCACAGAGCTAAGAAG GTACCCGTAAGCGAACAGGAACTCAAGGGCAAATCGAAAAAGAAGGATGAGAAATCTAGCAAGGATAAAGAAGACAAAGACGGGGAAAGGAGCCAAGCGAGTGCCTGCGAGGGCAAG GACACAAAAGAAAAGGAGAAAGAGAAGAAGAAACGCAAGATTAGGCTAGAGATGCATCTGGACCAGTTGTTCTTGGACACGGCCGACGCATACGTTTGGTTGTACAACCCCATGCCGTGGTACTACTGGCTGTGCGGGGTACTGGTGGTTCTGGGGACCATCTGCGTGTGTTTGTTCCCGCTGTGGCCAGCTACCTTCAG AAAAGGCGTATACTACCTGAGCGTAGCGGCAGCCGCGTTCCTGGTCCTCATCATAGCCCTGGTCGTGTTGAGATTGGTTGTGTTCTGTGTGCTGTGGATCCTGACCTTGTCCAGACATCATCTGTGGCTGTTGCCCAATCTTACTGAAGATGTGGGCTTTTTCGCTTCTTTCTGGCCGCTATACAAG tacgaATACCGCGGTCCCGGATCGGAAAGCGAGAAGTCTtctaaaaacaagaaaaagcgtaaaaaagaaaagcaaTCCGACGACGAAGCTGAGGCTGCGCAGGAGTCGCAGGCTCCACACGAGCTGCAGGACGAGGCCAA AGAAGAGAGTCCACTCCTGCCGAGTTCAGAGAAGCATTCAGAATCAGAATCGGAGAACAGCCAGCGCTCCACCGACAGGGACTTCGAAATGGTCGAACCCGACATGCTGGAGCCCGCCGACTAA
- the LOC128675009 gene encoding translocation protein SEC62-like isoform X2 — protein MGFKDEYIEEFGESTESEKPTSEEYAVAKWLKSNVPTKKTKFLNHHVEYFTGTRAVDALLTSKWATGKNPIFTTRHEVTTYLHQMLLHKLFHRAKKVPVSEQELKGKSKKKDEKSSKDKEDKDGERSQASACEGKDTKEKEKEKKKRKIRLEMHLDQLFLDTADAYVWLYNPMPWYYWLCGVLVVLGTICVCLFPLWPATFRKGVYYLSVAAAAFLVLIIALVVLRLVVFCVLWILTLSRHHLWLLPNLTEDVGFFASFWPLYKYEYRGPGSESEKSSKNKKKRKKEKQSDDEAEAAQESQAPHELQDEAKEESPLLPSSEKHSESESENSQRSTDRDFEMVEPDMLEPAD, from the exons ATGGGTTTCAAAGACGAATACATTGAG GAGTTTGGCGAATCAACGGAGTCAGAAAAGCCGACCAGCGAGGAATAcgcggtggcgaagtggttaAAATCCAATGTGcccacaaaaaaaactaaatttctcAATCATCACGTCGAATATTTTACAG GGACAAGAGCTGTGGACGCACTATTGACATCGAAATGGGCGACGGGCAAGAATCCGATCTTCACGACACGTCACGAGGTCACCACCTACCTCCATCAGATGTTGCTGCACAAATTATTCCACAGAGCTAAGAAG GTACCCGTAAGCGAACAGGAACTCAAGGGCAAATCGAAAAAGAAGGATGAGAAATCTAGCAAGGATAAAGAAGACAAAGACGGGGAAAGGAGCCAAGCGAGTGCCTGCGAGGGCAAG GACACAAAAGAAAAGGAGAAAGAGAAGAAGAAACGCAAGATTAGGCTAGAGATGCATCTGGACCAGTTGTTCTTGGACACGGCCGACGCATACGTTTGGTTGTACAACCCCATGCCGTGGTACTACTGGCTGTGCGGGGTACTGGTGGTTCTGGGGACCATCTGCGTGTGTTTGTTCCCGCTGTGGCCAGCTACCTTCAG AAAAGGCGTATACTACCTGAGCGTAGCGGCAGCCGCGTTCCTGGTCCTCATCATAGCCCTGGTCGTGTTGAGATTGGTTGTGTTCTGTGTGCTGTGGATCCTGACCTTGTCCAGACATCATCTGTGGCTGTTGCCCAATCTTACTGAAGATGTGGGCTTTTTCGCTTCTTTCTGGCCGCTATACAAG tacgaATACCGCGGTCCCGGATCGGAAAGCGAGAAGTCTtctaaaaacaagaaaaagcgtaaaaaagaaaagcaaTCCGACGACGAAGCTGAGGCTGCGCAGGAGTCGCAGGCTCCACACGAGCTGCAGGACGAGGCCAA AGAAGAGAGTCCACTCCTGCCGAGTTCAGAGAAGCATTCAGAATCAGAATCGGAGAACAGCCAGCGCTCCACCGACAGGGACTTCGAAATGGTCGAACCCGACATGCTGGAGCCCGCCGACTAA